The Gigantopelta aegis isolate Gae_Host chromosome 3, Gae_host_genome, whole genome shotgun sequence genome segment ttaactTGTAAAATTTAAAGATGTGTTGTCGTTTTTTTCATATTGAAATTTACTCATGAAATTTCGAAATTCATATATATCATAGgcattgtttatttacttttgGGTATTATTCCATTAAGTGCTAATTTTGAATACAAAGCAATATATAATTACTGGGAAGCATATAAAGTAAACATGATCATTGAATCGTGTTTGATTTAattgatatactagtattcaaatAAGTAATACAGAGTGAACTTCGTAAAACTCTTCGTTATGggcattattaaaaaaaaaaaacaatggcgTTAAGGACATCTACAATCATAATCTAACTCATTGTCTGAATAATTGATCATTCAACTTCATGTGAATGTAATCCGTgagttaatacaatttatatttgaAAAGTATGAATGGTTTTAAACTACGTGAACTTGAGGCATCTTGaccattattttgtttattttctgttCAAAACTGTGGCAATTTTCTACTAAAAGCTTTTCTTTTTGACATTTCATGTCGAGTAAACACTCTCAGAGttgttgatttaaaaacaattaaaatttcgAGAGTAAGTTTatgaggataataaacgagttaccagttattatcaaatttatgtctcaaatgaaataattttcatttactACGAGATTTAGCGAGTAATaagtaaacattatttcacgagggacatacatttgataataactggtaccgagtgtattattctgtttattaccccagctattttttTCTAAAAGCCTTTCCCAGTTTTCGTTATGCatacacgtacatatatatgtatatatgtaatctATTAAACGATGTCAACCACTTTACACACCGCTCTGAGTATTGcaataactttgtattttaatcacgttcacagataattGTCAAAAGCCaatgttctatatattctgttaaaaaacgTGTTTGAATTGCATTAAgctaacattttattacaagtttaacactgaaaactgAAAGCCGTAAACGCAAACGAGTTATAAACTTCATTTTgcgtgtttgccaaatcgtgatgtttagtaccgacaaggtcattggtttatAGACGTCAACTCGTCCAGTACGTtacaccaatgcagaatatttctcactgagaaaatatgataaatattttccccgttatgagcgACTCGCGTGTgaattgtactgattttacgagaAACTCCTGtcatacaataatcctgacactcgtttcgtaaaaccaGGACGACatacaagctcgtataataatctatatttatGTCATTGATAATAAATAGTAAATGTTGAGCTTTCAAAAAAAACGTTGAATATGCATGGTGTATTAATTCACATAAGTAGGTGTTAAGTTATGAAtccactaaatatatatattaaattaaatttagaaaACACAAGGTGTGATAATTGTGAACTAAAGTGCTATCTTAATTTCACACATATGTGTCACATTATTAGAATACTAGcatgtaataaattattagGTTAGAAAACAATACACACGGGAcatgaaatgtttaatttgaCAGTGTTTAACCCATACTGTTTAGTCTTCTCTCAATTCACAGATGATCGTGCAGGGGAGGGTGGTGGAGACTAGCAAGAGAGCGAGATACTAGAGATAGAgactaaggggggggggggggagagagagagagagagagagagagagagagagagagagagagagagagagagagcgagatactagagagagagagactacggggagagagcgagagagcgagagagagagagagagagagagagagagagagaggtaccTGTATTCCCCCATGATGAATTTTGTACGCCTTACCGAGGGATTCAAATCAGTTCaggtaattttttaaatacaaagtatatatatatatatatatatatatatatatatatatatatatatatatatatatacacacacacacacacatttatcaccataTATACACGTAGTacaatatcaatatataaactttttttacaataaacaaacaaacaaaaagaagaagaaagaaacgaCAAaactggtgttttttttacaagtaacaaagtgtgtgtatatatatatatatatatatggtgataAATGCATTCAAAATCTGCCGTCGTagttaccataatttgccatgtgaattttacttgtagaatgcagaataTTGCATGTCAAGGTAtgtagttttcaaaatgttgcggagagagagagagcttttAGAGGGGTTCAGGGCAATAAAACAAATACGTTAAAATAgtcagtagtatatatatttggttactataaacaaaatgtttagcCGTATAAGTTTACCATTTAATGACAGTTtatgttaatgtaaatattaacaaaacaacagaAATGTGTATTGaatagaacattttattataagaaaacaacaaaatacatacaCAATTATATTTAAGTACCGGTATTTGAATAACTAAAGCTTTTGTAAATACGATAAAATACGGACCAGCATATCTGTTACTACATGTAgtcagtagtatatatatttggttactataaacaagaattttagCCGTATAAGTTTACCATTTAAAGACAGTTtatgttaatgtaaatattaacaaaacaacagaAATGTATGTGTTGaatagaacattttattataagaAAACGACAAAATACATACACAATTATATTTAAGTACAGGTATTTGAATAACTAAagcttttttaaacatttttgttttaatattgcaGCTGGATATCCTTTAGAGAATCCAGAAAATGGATGGAAGATTGGGTAAATGTAGGGTCAGGGGTAATccagttattaaaataatacaatgtattaaaaatccACTTCAGAGTACCCATCCAAAACTGTAAAAACTTATATATcagatattttaattacatgcatttttaaaattattatttcttttttattattattattttgctggTGATGCCTGGTCTTATGTAATTGTTTAATAAGGGTAGCCAGGGTTGAAAAGACCTTGCTGCATTGGTACGCTTTCTGTAAAAAACCAATCTATTGGGCCATAGATACACACTGTTTGCACTCTCCATGGTAACAGGGGCACGCCAACTATATCGACCACtcctaaaacaaaaaataaacattacatgaatttataaaatgtaatttatgttaAATGTTATTCTTTTACGGCTCAACCCCCTCGGAGGACCCAAACCAGAGTTAGGCTCCACTGTTTACATTTGCCTGTCGCCCTACAACAcgtatgtgccccccccccccctcccccacacacacccccgtcagtgggctatttgtcgttccagccagtgcgtcacaaaaggccgtggtatgtgctatcctgtccgtggtgcggtatatataaaagatcccttgctacgtgTATGCCATTATGTCTTCATACAATACATAATTGTGTATTTGATTTAAATGAGttttgcaatttatatataattaaaataattaaaaaaatatacaattcaTCTTAGTCGAAGtttacttttcaatgctttatACCAATTAATGTaactatatttaaattatttttaatgcctttgtttaaaacatttagtacaACAAATTAGTTTATTAGTTGTGTTAACGTGGTCACAACAGAATTGTGGTATTTCAGTataaaatgttgtatttgatTACATACATAATGTACTTCTAAGTGATAACACACTAGTCAACCTCAAAAtgcatagtgtgtgtgtgtgtgtgtgtgtgtgtgtgtgtgatattatGTCCGTCCGTCTATGAAACCGTACCTAGCTGGAATCGGGCCAATTTCATTTGGTACATGGGCACGCTTCCACAGAAGTTATCCACGTCAGCACTTCCAGAATTTGTGATCTCGTCAACAGCTCTGTACTGTTTGGGTGCCTGGCACGTGTCAATCGTCGAACCCTGTTAAATCAAACAAACGTGTTACAAACACAAGtaaaggaaaataatatttgttaaacgacatctcagcacaaTTTAAACTACTATATTGTTAAAGGTTTTGTGCCTAATGCTAGtatcagactatcaactgtaaagacgaagttggccaactcgacagttaCGTTGTAATTTCACCAACACCCAACTTATGAAGGTTCGCTCAGACTaataacaactaatcggtcgtagtagttatatacgacgagaatcgagttgtgacggtgctcagactagcaactggacagtcgtagaagtcgttaGATCAGTGAGTTGGCCACCTCCGTCGTGAGGATAAAAATTGTCCGTTTTTATTTCCAACTCTATctaagtaattaaaaaatagaTATGACTTATGCTCCCACCCCCACCAGAGACTATGCCCCCTCCAGTAGAGATTGTGTGCCCCCTTCAAGATATCGTTGCTTCATgactcgcccccccccccccccccccccccggaattGTCTCTGGATAACGTTGACCTACCGCTCTGTTTGTCAAATCGCCGAGGGTTGTCTCGTAATTCTTGGATACCTGACCAATCATGCAAGCTGCTCCATTTTCTTCTCCAAATGGAATGTATTTAATTCCCAGAACACCCTGCGAAgataaacttacatgtatattatgttagggTTCAGACTTATAAATATACCCTTTTAACCAAAACATCATATTAGTCTGAGACTACATGGATAGTTCGTttcatataataatgttttatatctgCACATtgcattatatatttgtatccaTATCATGACTGGATATCCATTGGTCTTTGTCGTCTGTACTGATACCACTTTACTGGTAGCTTTCAGTCAGTCAAAAAAATCGCTTTACAACttgaatcacacacacacacacacaaacacaaccaaACACACAAccaaacacgcacgcacgcacgctgacaaaataaataaattaataaaaatttaaataataataaagaaaatcgtatttaatattcatttacAGTGCTGAACATTATTCAtccaatgaattttttttagtgatattaattttgttgttaagCTCATATGATTGATTTGGGTTtgtgaattaaatatttttatgtcttTTAAATATACCCTGCTgcaattatttatgtttatgattTAAACGCTAGGGTATTTTGTCCACGTACTGTATTGAAATCATGGTAGCTCTGTGACCGGTAGATGCGGGCGTCCTTCAGCGCTGTTTCGACGGAATTCATCAAGATCTGCTTGGTTCCCACGATCTCAGCGTGTTCACTCACTGTAATCACCTGGCCATCCGACATCGTCAGTTTACGATTCCAAGCAGAGAATGGGCTCTGTTTAAAACAAGAATTCCGCGGAATtaaatgcttgttttgtttaatgacacaactagaacattgatcggctattggatatcaaacatcagaggaaaaaaagatagaaaaacatgttttatttaacgacgcactcaacacattttatttacggttatatggcgtcagacatatggttaagaaccacacagatattgagagaggaaacccgctgtcgccacttcatgggctactctttccgattagcagcaagggattttttatatgcaccatcccacagactgggtagttcataccacggcctttgatatacgagtcgtggtgcactggctggaacgagaaatagcccaatgggcccaccgacgggggtcgatcccacaccgaccgcgcatcgagtgaacgctgtaccactgggctacgtccaaccccctcatcagaggaaacccgctacattttccctaattcagctagggatctttgatatgcactttcccacagacaggaaagcacatatcactgcatttgaccaattgtggtgtactagttggaacgagaaaaaaaatcaatcagttGATAGGATCTaccgaggtagttcgatcctgtgacgcaagcacctcaagtgagcactcaaccgactaagctaaatgtCGCCCCCTTGTTTAAAACAAGAATTCCGCGGGATTAAATGTCTCGCTTTATAATAAACTTATTCGATTTCACTGACAGTTGCATCCATACATATAGGTGTTCATCttaatgcatttaaaataataataataataataataataataataataataattaattaactgactaataattaattcattgactagtaattaatcaattaataatacaGGCTCGTGTGCAGGGGAGGGAGAGGCGGAGTATTCGGGGTCAACATCTTACCAGCTCAAGTGAttttttattcaatatatttcccggagaaataaaagtttgttttgtttaccgaaaccactagagcacattgatttattaatcatcggctactggaaggaaggaaatgttttatttaacgacgcacgcaacacattttatttacggttatatgacgtcaggcatatggttaaggaccacacagatattgagaggaaacccgctgtcgccacttcatgggctactcttttcgattagcagctagggatcttttatatgcaccatctcatagacaggataacacataccacggcctttgacataccagtcgtggtgcactggctggagcgagaaatagcccatgggtccggctattggatgtcaaagaaatagctcaatgggcccaccgacggggatcgatcccaaaccgaccgcgtatcaggtgagcgcttgcccccccccccctccccctccccctccggCGACTTCCCTATAACAGTCTACCCCTCCACCTCCGATGAAATCGTGCAAACGcgcttaataataataataataataataatcatcattattattaatgttgttggtgtcgttattatttgtaataaaaacaacaaccaacaacaacgaATTAATGTATACTCATAGAGTGTATATTTcacattttgtttgtgttaatgTTTGGAATATTTTACTGATCAT includes the following:
- the LOC121389871 gene encoding uncharacterized protein LOC121389871, coding for MAIILSTTVVFFGVCFGILNAESPFSAWNRKLTMSDGQVITVSEHAEIVGTKQILMNSVETALKDARIYRSQSYHDFNTGVLGIKYIPFGEENGAACMIGQVSKNYETTLGDLTNRAGSTIDTCQAPKQYRAVDEITNSGSADVDNFCGSVPMYQMKLARFQLGVVDIVGVPLLPWRVQTVCIYGPIDWFFTESVPMQQGLFNPGYPY